The bacterium genome segment TTTATTACGTTAAAAACAATGACTATAATAAATATATGGATATCCAGCAGACAATTAACCTTACGCTGAAAGAAGAATTCGAAAAGCGCAGAATCGAGTTCGCTTACCCAACGCAGACGGTATACGTGAATAAGGAAGCGAATTAATCCGGTAAAGCCATCTTGATTATTATTACTTCTTAGAACCCCGAAACTTTTTCAAGGTCAAGAATGACTTGTGTACTATCGG includes the following:
- a CDS encoding mechanosensitive ion channel family protein, whose amino-acid sequence is YYVKNNDYNKYMDIQQTINLTLKEEFEKRRIEFAYPTQTVYVNKEAN